From Marivivens aquimaris:
GCGTTTTGCGATATGCCGCGTCCATGTTGTTGACCTGTGCGATCAGCTTGTGGGTTCTCGTCAGCAGCGCCTCGGAGACGGTGATATCGGCGGCAAGGCTCGGGGATTGTTCGCGCAGCGCAAGGTTGGCTTCGAGCGCGGCAAGTTCGGGGCGGAGCGTGACGAAGAGGTCCGCCATGAGCGTTCCCGCCGCAATCGCGTTGCGCGTCTCGAAACTCGCGTCCCGCAGGACCAGCACATAGGGCGGCTGCGCATCGACGGTGCTGGGCGCGTAGAGCAGACGCACCTCGCCCATGATGAACTGACCCGTGCGCGCGTTCTCCATCAAGAAAGTGACCGAACGGTCGGGCGAATGGCTAGCGACCGCGAGGTTATACGCCTCCAGCAGCGGGCCGTATTCGGTGAATTCGAACACCGACCGCCCCAAGGCCATCGCGGTTTCGCCCTCGTTCAGCAGCACGGTGGCCGCGCCATTGTAGAACGTCACCGTGTGGCGACCCGAGCAGACGACGACCCCCAAAGGCAGGACCGCAAGTGTCTGGATCAGCTTTTCCAGCTCGCTGCTCATCCGAGTGGTTTCATGCGCCACGGACTCCGCCATCGAATTGCGCGCGTTGCTGAGGCTGCGTCCGATTTGCTCCACCGCCGGAACGAGATCGCCCAGATAGCGAGTCATTTCCGGACTGGGCGGCACCGCGCTGTCGTGCTGGGCGCGGGCTTGAAGGTGATTTGCGACGGCTTGGATCGGCGTCGCGAGGTTCTGGTCGAACAGCGTCCAGACCCACGTCAGGAATGCCGCGAGGAAGATGATCGACAGGACCATGGGCAGCGCCGGACCCGCGTCGGGATAAAGGCGGCCAAACGCTGCGGAGAGCAGAATGATCGCCACGCTGCCCACGAACATGAGGACAAAGAACAGCCCCATCCGCGTCCGGAGCTTTTTCCTGCGGAGAATTGCCATCATAGCCGCACTCCCTTCCCTAATTCCGAAATCGCGTAATTCAATTCGGGCAGATCGAACGGCAACGGCAGCACCACCGTCGCGCCCACGCCACTGGCTTTGAGCCGCACGATGTCATTGTCGGCGGGGATCATCAGCGCGATCGGGATGTCACGAAAATCGGCTTCGAGGCGGACCCATTGCGTAAACGCAAAGCCCGACATGGTAGGCAATTGGGCATTGATCAGAAGAGCGTCGGGTTTGTGGAGCTGCAAGCTTTCCATGGCCGCGTTGGCCGAGCGAACGTACGAGGTGGTGTAGCCTTCCTCCTCGATCAACGTCGACAGCGACTGCCCGAAGGTCAGATCGTGTTCAACAATCAGAATGTAATTCGCGTTCATAAGGAACCCCAATCAGTGTTCCCTGCCAGACTTTACGCCTGACAGAATGCTTGCAGTATGGTTTCTCCTTTGGCGAGCATTTCCTCTGGTTCATAGCTACCGTCGGTAAGCGCTCGTGCAATAGTACTTTGGTTGCAGTTCACTCGGACCAATACGCCAGACGACTCCTTCCACCGAGACGCGGCAATGATGTATCCAGAATACACGTTATTGGTGTCAGTAATAGAAATATCTTTCGCATATAACACGCCGGAAACCACGGGCCACGCGTATGACCAGGGTTTGAAAGGACTTTGTGAATATGCGCGTTCTACGACAACCGCGTCTGCGGGCACCGTATTTTCGGCCCACACGTATTCCGCGTAAATCGTTGTGCACAGGATTCCAATTCCGCCCGCTGCTGGCACGATCCATTTCGGCAGGCGTTCTCGCGACATCTTGACCGCCCCGAGCGCGATGCCCGCTAAGGCAACGCCTGCGATGAGCGTTGCTGCAAATTCGAAAAGCATGGCCTCTCCCCCCTACTTTACCGCGCCCGACCCCAGCGACGATTGCATGGTGCGGACGATGACAAAGGCATCGCGAAGATGGCTCCGTTCGAACGCGGGCAATGTCGATGGGGTGAGATAGTTGTCGGGCTTCTCTCCAGCCCTCACCAACGCGGCCTGATGTTCCAGACGCACGGTGGCAATCGTATCGTAAGCCGACAGCAGGTCCCTCCCCCCGCTATCCGATATGATGCCTGCCTCGATCGCTGCGTCAACACGCGAACGCGTATTCACCACGGACAATTGGCCGCGGAGCGCATAGACGCGACCCAGATCGACGATGGGCACAACGCCGTTGTGCTTCATATCGACCTGATGGCGGTGCTCGCCCGATTTGATCGTAGCAAAGCCGCGAAATAGCGACAGCGGCGGTGTGTGCTTGAGCGAATTGCCGATCATGTGGGCGACGAAGATGGAATTCTTGCCCGCAGCTTTGAGTGTGCCCTCTTGCAGTTCATCGAACAGCCGCTCGTCGCCCGCGATGGGGCGCAGGTCGAACATGACGGAGGCGAGCATCTGCGCCTCCTCGTCCGGCTGGGTGATCCAGCGGTGGAAGTAGCCCTTCCACGTTTTCAGCCGCTGCCGCCAACGGTCGGCGGTCGCCATCATATCACCAGGACAATAGACATAGCCGCAGGCATTCAGACCATCGCAGACAAAGCGCGCAGTCTGTTCGAACCAGCGCATATCGTCGTCCGTGGCGCTGTCGTGGATGATCAGGCAGTT
This genomic window contains:
- a CDS encoding response regulator, encoding MNANYILIVEHDLTFGQSLSTLIEEEGYTTSYVRSANAAMESLQLHKPDALLINAQLPTMSGFAFTQWVRLEADFRDIPIALMIPADNDIVRLKASGVGATVVLPLPFDLPELNYAISELGKGVRL